From the genome of Crocosphaera sp. UHCC 0190:
TCCTAAAGTGCCTTTTCTGGGACCTTCTTCCCAGACACCCTTAAACCCCCACTTTCCTGATTCTACTACTTCTAATTCTACAGGAGAAACATTAGCTCGGTTTCCCACAGTTTGATGATGAGTATAGGGAATATGACTGGAATCTAACACATTTTCTAATAAAGTTAAGGCATCATAAGGTAAGTCTCGGAAGGTATTAAGGCAAACCCATTCATCAGCATTTTCTTCTAAAACATCTACCAGAGGAATAGAAATTTTATCAGCATTTTCTGCCTTTCCTGCATAAACAAATAAAAGTCCTTGACAAACTTTAGCGGGTAAAGATTTAACCTTTGCTCTAACGGAATTTTCTGCTTTTCCTCCTGGTGGTTGTTGCGGAATAATTTCACAATTTCCTGTCCCGGAAAAAGCCCAACCATGATAAGGACATTCTAAACATCCAACCTCATTAATTCTGCCTTCAGAAAGGGGGGCAAGACGGTGGGGACATTGATCATCAAATACTCGCCATTGGGTTGCTTTTTTATCCCACCAGATGACAATATTTCTTTCTAATAAAGTAAAAGCAGTGGGTTTACTTTTGTCTAAATCTTCAACATAATAAACAGGATACCAAACTTCTTGCCAGTCGAAGTAGTTGGGGTCAGTTCCACCAGCAGTTAAAGGGGTATCTAAAGGGGATAAAGTCGTATTAGCAGTCATAGAATGGCAGACAAAAAACAGAGGGATTGTTTATATTGTAATAAAATGTAACAGTTTTTGAGAAGATGATGAACCAACTTGCTACCAGAGAAGCTGCAAAAACTGCCTTGAGAGACGCTTTGAAGATTTATGATGGAGATGTTAAACAAGCTGAGGTTAAGGGGAAAATTGAGCAACTCTGTCAACTTAACCCCATTGTTGCTCCAAGCCATAGCCATCGCTTAGAATCGAAGGAATGGTTGTTAATTAGTGCGCCGTCTTTTCCTCAAGGGGAAAAATTACCTAATGGGAAGTATGCTTATACCTTAGGACGGTTAGCTTTTAATATGTTTGAACCGACTAATCTTAAGTTAGTTATTGACGCTGTTAGACAACCCGTGGTGTTGTTAGGAGAAGGGGAAAAACGCAGCCATGATATTGTTGTTGAGTTTACGATTATTGATGAGTATTTTCCTTCTTTAAAAGGGGTTGTAAAAAATTTAGGTGTTTGTTATCCTGCGGATAATCAGACCTTACAAGTTCAATTTACT
Proteins encoded in this window:
- a CDS encoding Rieske 2Fe-2S domain-containing protein encodes the protein MTANTTLSPLDTPLTAGGTDPNYFDWQEVWYPVYYVEDLDKSKPTAFTLLERNIVIWWDKKATQWRVFDDQCPHRLAPLSEGRINEVGCLECPYHGWAFSGTGNCEIIPQQPPGGKAENSVRAKVKSLPAKVCQGLLFVYAGKAENADKISIPLVDVLEENADEWVCLNTFRDLPYDALTLLENVLDSSHIPYTHHQTVGNRANVSPVELEVVESGKWGFKGVWEEGPRKGTLGRQETTFIAPAMMWHDLTSKQFGRTLTVVYATPIRKGECRLFARFPFKFSSPFPKLFIKSTPTWYSHLGNNGVLEDDQIFLHHQERYLEEKGGSENFYKAFYLPTKADLFVFEFRSWVNQYKAQPFPQKTLSPVLSTETLLDRYHSHTKKCNSCRTALKNLQRVKIVVVIATSIIWAIIPLLLLTLDHPPLIWLGLLSSSFPLAVSLWFVLSNLEKQFYQGREIPPRNLPKK
- a CDS encoding PAP/fibrillin family protein, which gives rise to MMNQLATREAAKTALRDALKIYDGDVKQAEVKGKIEQLCQLNPIVAPSHSHRLESKEWLLISAPSFPQGEKLPNGKYAYTLGRLAFNMFEPTNLKLVIDAVRQPVVLLGEGEKRSHDIVVEFTIIDEYFPSLKGVVKNLGVCYPADNQTLQVQFTGGSLAPQNKENLDQWKTIFSQAKPAQKSLKEQLMSLFLKVMFGLVPPTGMNTETGEIDFKMKRSPKGSLAVLYLDEELRITRGEKGTILVCERMK